The Coccidioides posadasii str. Silveira chromosome 3, complete sequence genome contains a region encoding:
- a CDS encoding uncharacterized protein (EggNog:ENOG410PS2C~COG:U~TransMembrane:1 (i92-113o)~BUSCO:17077at33183) — protein MPRPSSITSSPVAGTTLHHHHRSETLTGRTSPCPQHPIALSIRRYTPPPNTHFPDSIEAFEIPHIQVVAMSKPVFWSTPLRYMRWAANERPAIFYSILMGSLGPVALVALPPIRRYFGDVDPAPVPMSYPIPPGPRKIPQGYDDE, from the exons ATGCCAAGACCCAGCAGCATCACATCCAGTCCCGTTGCGGGCACAACCCTTCATCACCACCATCGCTCCGAGACCTTAACCGGCCGAACGTCTCCTTGCCCTCAACACCCAATTGCTTTGTCTATCCGGCGATATACACCCCCCCCGAATACACACTTTCCCGACTCAATTGAGGCCTTCGAAATACCGCACATCCAGGTTGTAGCCATGTCCAAGCCAGTATTCTGGTCCACACCCCTCCGCTACATGCGCTGGGCAGCGAACGAGAGACCGGCTATCTTCTACTCCATCTTGATGGGCTCACTGGGTCCTGTCGCATTGGTTGCTTTACCTCCAATTAGACGATACTTTGGAGACGTTGATCCTGCGCCCGTGCCCATGAGTTATCCGA TTCCCCCCGGCCCGAGAAAGATACCACAAGGTTACGACGACGAGTAA
- a CDS encoding uncharacterized protein (EggNog:ENOG410PRVB~COG:K~BUSCO:12905at33183), protein MAHSERQNEYFIEKDGISREVIQADICRYLGNDALVKPGVHQGRQGYFIRAYRNLTSEMIADLKADSARWEAETSRRAERGHPRASYNSSAIHESRQQATYAPATTQPYMDVYASAPSAYPPQASGPGYGQSFNQPSGYSSDPAPYPPAPTQYAQGQSSMPVVTTAEMQSSYTYAPGNPGNPYPYADSRAAPRYTGQGYENDGPDYAPVPTTGMGYPPTTAPDPRMMDPRYSPESVYPDPRGPVSRPMQARERDPQRRPR, encoded by the exons ATGGCACACTCGGAGCGTCAAAATGAATATTTTATTGAAAAGGACGGCATCAGTCGTGAGGTGATCCAGGCTGACATTTGCCGCTATCTTGGAAATGATGCCCTGGTTAAACCTGGGGTCCACCAG GGGCGCCAAGGATACTTTATTCGTGCCTATCGGAACCTGACTTCT GAAATGATTGCCGATCTCAAGGCCGATTCTGCTCGATGGGAGGCGGAGACATCTCGTAGAGCCGAGAGAGGTCACCCTAGAG CTTCCTACAATTCATCTGCTATTCACGAATCCCGCCAGCAAGCAACATATGCTCCCGCTACAACCCAACCATACATGGATGTATATGCTTCAGCGCCAAGTGCCTATCCTCCTCAGGCGAGCGGACCTGGATATGGCCAGTCATTCAACCAACCTTCAGGCTATTCGTCAGATCCAGCACCATATCCCCCTGCACCAACTCAATATGCTCAAGGACAGTCATCAATGCCAGTTGTCACAACTGCAGAGATGCAGTCATCTTATACCTACGCTCCTGGGAATCCTGGCAATCCTTACCCCTATGCTGATAGCCGTGCCGCACCCCGTTATACCGGCCAAGGATATGAGAATGACGGCCCGGATTATGCACCAGTCCCCACTACGGGTATGGGCTATCCGCCCACCACTGCTCCCGACCCTCGGATGATGGACCCAAGATATTCCCCTGAGAGCGTTTATCCGGATCCTAGAGGCCCAGTTAGCAGGCCAATGCAAGCAAGGGAGAGAGATCCTCAACGCCGACCCCGCTAA
- the WBP1 gene encoding oligosaccharyl transferase glycoprotein complex, beta subunit (SECRETED:SignalP(1-19)~BUSCO:306594at4751~EggNog:ENOG410PIP1~COG:O~TransMembrane:1 (n3-14c19/20o430-454i)~BUSCO:6548at33183) produces MRWFLSLLVLGIYYGAVQALSSSGSRLLVIQEESSEKPLYSTFWADLESRGYSITFTTPKDEKLSLFQYGVRAYDHLLVLPPKSKGLGPALTPKALLDFVNDEGNIILALSGGSPTPSSITSLLLELDISLSPDRAPVVADHFNYDTVSSADFHDTLLISQPGKLRPGVKNYFAGDGILAFPKSAGQLLGNASPLLAPILQAPETAYSYDAKDIDAPVEDTFAMGSQIALVSAMQARNSARVTVLGSVESLQDKWFSATVKGPKEGKESKTANREFAKQLTAWTFKEVGVVRMRKIQHYLSETASTSPALLNDSSPTMYRIKNNVTFNIELSEYDYDHWVPFKVPENDALQLEFAMLSPFHRLNLKPVYETESGAVYGTSFILPDQHGIFSFRINYKRPFLTNVVEKHEVTVRHFAHDEWPRSWEITGGWVWIAGLWSVVGGFLAFVMAWLYSAPPKEEDPVKKKQ; encoded by the exons ATGCGGTGGTTTCTTTCCTTGCTTGTCCTTGGGATATACTATGGAGCTGTTCAAGCGTTAAGTAGCTCTGGCAGCCGATTACTGGTGATTCAGGAGGAGTCTTCTGAAAAGCCCTTATATTCTACATTTTGGGCTGACCTTGAAA GTCGGGGCTACTCAATAACCTTTACAACTCCAAAGGACGAGAAGCTCTCGCTTTTCCAGTATGGCGTTAGGGCATATGACCACCTCTTGGTCCTACCCCCGAAATCCAAAG GACTTGGGCCGGCTTTGACGCCCAAGGCTCTCCTCGACTTTGTCAATGACGAAGGAAACATCATTCTCGCCCTTTCTGGAGGCTCGCCGACTCCCAGTTCCATAACATCCCTCCTCCTCGAGCTCGACATAAGCCTTTCTCCCGATCGGGCCCCCGTAGTCGCGGACCATTTCAATTATGATACAGTGTCCTCCGCCGATTTCCATGACACCCTACTCATTTCCCAACCTGGAAAACTGCGCCCAGGGGTGAAAAACTATTTTGCTGGTGATGGGATTCTCGCATTTCCGAAATCTGCCGGTCAGCTTCTCGGGAACGCCAGTCCTCTACTTGCTCCTATCCTTCAAGCTCCCGAGACGGCATACTCGTATGATGCCAAAGATATAGATGCGCCGGTAGAAGATACTTTTGCAATGGGATCGCAGATTGCTCTCGTCTCCGCTATGCAAGCGAGAAACTCTGCGCGTGTCACTGTTCTGGGTTCGGTTGAGAGCTTGCAGGATAAATGGTTCTCAGCTACCGTTAAAGGACCAAAGGAGGGAAAGGAAAGTAAGACGGCGAATAGGGAGTTTGCGAAGCAGCTTACGGCCTGGACGTTTAAGGAAGTTGGTGTCGTCAGAATGCGAAAAATACAGCACTATCTAAGCGAAACGGCCTCCACAAGTCCCGCTCTTCTGAATGATTCTAGCCCGACTATGTATCGGATCAAAAATAATGTG ACCTTCAACATCGAACTCTCGGAGTACGACTACGACCATTGGGTTCCCTTCAAGGTACCTGAAAACGATGCCCTGCAGCTTGAATTCGCAATGCTTTCGCCTTTTCACCGATTGAACCTCAAGCCTGTCTATGAGACAGAGAGCGGTGCAGTTTACGGGACCTCTTTTATTCTTCCTGATCAACATGGCATCTTCTCTTTCCGAATTAATTATAAACGTCCTTTCCTCACCAATGTGGTTGAGAAACACGAAGTTACAGTGAGACACTTTGCACACGACGAGTGGCCGCGCAGCTGGGAAATTACTGGTGGTTGGGTCTGGATTGCTGGATTGTGGTCGGTTGTTGGTGGATTCTTGGCCTTTGTTATGGCATGGCTCTATTCGGCTCCGCCGAAGGAAGAAGATCCggtgaagaagaagcagtaG